From Pelmatolapia mariae isolate MD_Pm_ZW linkage group LG1, Pm_UMD_F_2, whole genome shotgun sequence, one genomic window encodes:
- the LOC134631519 gene encoding solute carrier organic anion transporter family member 3A1-like isoform X1, translating into MQVKNQICTERSSNDDPEQDDNQKKTSCFSNIKIFLVSECALMLAQGTVGAYLVSVLTTLERRFNLQSADVGVIASSFEIGNLALILFVSYFGAKAHRPRLIGCGGIVMALGALLSALPEFLTHQYEYEAGDSWHAEDGRDVCSNISRSENRDSGFKCGNRANTNMMYLLLIGAQVLLGIGATPVQPLGVSYIDDHVHRKDSSLYIGILFSTLVFGPACGFILGSVCTKVYVDAVFIDTSKLDITPDDPRWIGAWWGGFLLCGALLFLSALFMFGFPQALDEQDMDSGAESEQAMLPSSLSLEFQGSKPNGAIHGFDINSGLSVCQHLRVIPRVTRHLLSNPVFSCITLAACMEIAVVAGFAAFLGKYLEQQFNLTTSSANQLLGMTAIPCACLGIFLGGLLVKKLNLSALGAVRMAMLVNLVSTACYVSFLFLGCDTGPVAGVTVAYGNETLQSWQQPESACISNCNCYTASVSPVCGSNGVTYLSACFAGCTKPVSWDITADNHCSPVPEGLTININTADLLDISLLHYRLISFFCQNLTNCACISSNSEEAVALPGKCPSPGCQQAFLTFLCVICVCSMIGAMAQTPSVIILIRTVSPELKSYALGVLFLLLRLIGFIPPPLIFGMGIDSTCLFWSSVCGEKGACMLYDNVAYRHLYVSIAIVLKSSAFLLYTTTWQCLRKNYRKYIKNNEGYLTPTELFASNVTLDNLGKDITQNPTNRTKFIYNLEDRETCDNMESVL; encoded by the exons GTAAGTGTTCTGACCACTCTGGAGAGACGCTTCAACCTCCAGAGTGCAGATGTGGGTGTCATTGCCAGCAGCTTTGAAATCGGCAACCTGGCCCTCATCCTCTTTGTCAGCTACTTTGGCGCCAAGGCTCACCGGCCCCGGCTGATTGGCTGCGGTGGCATTGTCATGGCGTTGGGGGCCTTGCTGTCAGCCCTGCCAGAGTTCCTGACTCATCAGTATGAGTACGAGGCCGGTGACTCGTGGCATGCCGAGGATGGCAGGGATGTCTGCTCCAACATCTCCAGGTCAGAGAACAGAGACTCTGGGTTTAAATGCGGTAATCGAGCCAACACCAACATGATGTACCTTCTGCTCATCGGAGCCCAGGTCCTGCTGGGCATTGGGGCAACACCTGTTCAGCCCTTAGGAGTGTCCTACATTGATGACCATGTCCACAGAAAAGACTCCTCACTGTATATAG GTATCCTATTTTCAACTTTAGTGTTCGGCCCAGCTTGTGGCTTCATCTTAGGATCTGTCTGTACCAAAGTTTATGTTGATGCTGTTTTCATTGATACCA GTAAGCTGGACATCACCCCAGATGACCCTCGCTGGATCGGGGCGTGGTGGGGCGGCTTCCTCCTGTGTGGTGCCTTACTCTTCCTGTCCGCCCTCTTCATGTTCGGTTTCCCCCAGGCGCTGGATGAGCAGGACATGGACAGTGGAGCTGAGAGTGAGCAGGCCATGCTGCCTTCTTCCCTGAGCCTGGAGTTCCAGGGCTCTAAACCCAATGGAGCCATTCATGGCTTTGATATAAACAGCGGACTCTCAGTCTGTCAGCATCTGAGAG TGATCCCCCGGGTTACCAGGCACCTTCTCTCCAATCCAGTGTTCAGCTGCATCACGCTGGCAGCCTGCATGGAGATCGCTGTGGTTGCTGGCTTTGCTGCCTTTCTGGGCAAATACTTAGAGCAGCAATTCAACCTTACAACATCCTCAGCTAATCAGCTGCTAG GTATGACGGCCATCCCCTGTGCCTGTCTGGgaatcttccttggggggctcctGGTTAAGAAATTGAACCTGTCAGCTCTGGGTGCCGTCCGCATGGCCATGCTGGTCAACCTGGTGTCCACTGCCTGCTAtgtctcttttctcttcctGGGCTGTGACACTGGACCTGTCGCTGGGGTCACAGTGGCCTACGGCAATGA GACGTTGCAGTCTTGGCAGCAGCCTGAGTCAGCATGCATTAGTAACTGTAACTGTTACACTGCATCGGTGAGCCCTGTCTGTGGCTCCAATGGAGTCACCTACCTCTCAGCCTGTTTCGCTGGCTGTACCAAACCAGTGAGTTGGGACATTACTGCTGATAATCATTGCTCCCCAGTGCCTGAAGGGCtcacaataaatataaatactgCAGATTTACTTGATATATCATTATTACATTATCgcctcatttcttttttttgtcagaaCCTGACCAACTGTGCGTGTATATCCAGCAACAGCGAAGAAGCAGTGGCTTTACCGGGAAAGTGTCCCAGCCCAGGCTGTCAGCAAGCCTTCCTCACCTTCCTGTGTGTTATATGTGTGTGCAGCATGATTGGAGCTATGGCCCAGACGCCCTCTGTCATCATCCTTATCAG AACTGTCAGTCCAGAGCTTAAATCCTACGCCCTTGGTGTTCTGTTCCTGCTTCTAAGACTAATAG GCTTCATCCCTCCCCCTCTGATCTTCGGCATGGGCATCGACTCCACCTGTCTGTTCTGGAGCTCCGTCTGCGGCGAGAAGGGAGCCTGCATGCTGTACGACAATGTGGCCTACAGGCATTTGTATGTCAGCATCGCCATCGTTCTCAAGTCATCAGCTTTCcttctgtacaccaccacatgGCAGTGTCTGAGAAAGAACTACAGGAAATACATCAAAAACAACGAGGGGTACCTCACGCCCACCGAACTCTTCGCCTCCAACGTGACTCTGGACAATTTGGGAAAAGATATCACGCAGAACCCAACCAAC